Proteins from one Myxococcales bacterium genomic window:
- the nirK gene encoding nitrite reductase, copper-containing, producing MYRICSCLLLVLLSVAGCNRSPGSPDSEHQDTGGSAKGDLGAPVGPPVQAVLSRAPDVPPPVGRDKPAHVVVTLETVELELPVGHGVNYPFWTFGGQVPGNFIRVRQGDTVEVRLRNAPDSKMPHNIDLHAATGPGGGAVASFTSPGYESRFSFKALNRGLFVYHCATAPVGMHIANGMYGLILVEPPEGLSRVDHEYYVMQSEIYTNGKYREAGLQHFDEEKAIEETPTYVVFNGRDGALTGDQALKAKVGDRIRLFVGNGGPNLVSSFHVIGEIFDRVYTEAGSRYQENVQTTLIPAGGAAMIEFRVEVPGDYTLVDHSIFRAFHKGAIGTLRVSGDESAGVFGGKPDLRPWQPVPPSGSAKP from the coding sequence ATGTATCGAATCTGCTCGTGCTTGCTCCTCGTGCTGCTCAGTGTCGCAGGCTGCAACCGTTCCCCTGGCAGTCCAGATTCGGAGCACCAGGACACCGGCGGCTCGGCCAAAGGTGACCTGGGCGCTCCAGTCGGTCCGCCGGTGCAGGCCGTGCTCAGTCGAGCCCCAGACGTCCCCCCACCCGTCGGGCGCGACAAGCCCGCACACGTCGTAGTCACACTCGAGACCGTCGAGCTCGAGCTACCGGTGGGTCACGGCGTCAACTATCCGTTCTGGACCTTTGGCGGGCAGGTTCCCGGCAACTTCATCCGAGTCCGGCAAGGCGACACCGTCGAGGTCCGTCTGAGAAACGCGCCCGACTCCAAGATGCCGCACAACATCGACCTGCACGCCGCGACCGGTCCCGGCGGTGGCGCGGTGGCGTCCTTCACGTCGCCGGGATACGAGTCGCGCTTCTCCTTCAAAGCGCTGAATCGCGGGTTGTTCGTCTACCACTGCGCAACCGCTCCCGTGGGCATGCACATTGCCAACGGCATGTACGGCCTGATCCTGGTGGAGCCCCCCGAGGGTCTGTCTCGCGTGGATCATGAGTACTACGTGATGCAGAGCGAGATCTACACGAACGGCAAGTACCGTGAGGCTGGGCTGCAGCATTTCGACGAGGAAAAGGCCATCGAAGAGACGCCGACTTACGTCGTCTTCAATGGTCGCGACGGCGCGCTCACCGGTGATCAAGCGCTGAAGGCCAAGGTGGGGGATCGCATTCGCCTGTTCGTGGGAAACGGCGGCCCCAACCTCGTGTCCAGCTTCCACGTGATCGGCGAGATCTTCGATCGGGTCTACACGGAAGCCGGCAGCCGCTACCAGGAGAACGTGCAGACCACGCTCATTCCGGCCGGCGGGGCGGCGATGATCGAGTTTCGCGTGGAAGTTCCCGGCGACTACACACTCGTCGATCACTCGATCTTCCGCGCGTTCCACAAGGGCGCCATCGGCACCCTGCGCGTGAGCGGAGACGAGAGCGCCGGCGTGTTCGGC